In a genomic window of Streptomyces koelreuteriae:
- a CDS encoding glycerophosphodiester phosphodiesterase, which yields MHARAVAASTTALLGTAALLVPVSPAGAADAEPAPLVIAHRGASAYAPENTLAAVDKAAELGIAWVENDVQQTSDGELVVVHDDNLRRTTDVEEVFPGRAPWKVKDFTAAEIARLDAGSWFGPDHAGARVPTLEQFVDRVERHHQKLLLEIKNPELYPGIERQTLKVLSNEGWLDTSHLAGRLIVQSFSADSVRTVHELKPGVKTGFLGTPPVSELSAYAGFADQINPSHGSLSTAYVSAVQAFDGPHGTPMEVFTWTVDDAATAQRVARYGVDGIIANKPDVVREAVGG from the coding sequence ATGCACGCGCGCGCTGTTGCCGCCTCCACCACCGCACTCCTGGGGACCGCCGCTCTCCTCGTCCCCGTCTCCCCCGCCGGGGCCGCCGACGCCGAGCCGGCGCCGCTGGTCATCGCCCACCGGGGCGCTTCCGCGTACGCGCCCGAGAACACGCTGGCCGCCGTCGACAAGGCGGCCGAGCTGGGCATCGCCTGGGTGGAGAACGACGTCCAGCAGACCAGTGACGGCGAGCTCGTCGTCGTCCACGACGACAACCTGCGGCGCACCACGGACGTCGAGGAGGTCTTCCCCGGGCGGGCCCCCTGGAAGGTGAAGGACTTCACCGCCGCCGAGATCGCCCGTCTCGACGCGGGCAGTTGGTTCGGCCCCGACCACGCGGGCGCGCGCGTGCCGACGCTGGAACAGTTCGTGGACCGCGTCGAGCGGCACCACCAGAAGCTTCTCCTGGAGATCAAGAACCCGGAGCTGTATCCGGGCATAGAGCGCCAGACGCTCAAGGTGCTCAGCAACGAAGGCTGGCTCGACACCTCGCATCTGGCGGGCCGGCTGATCGTGCAGAGCTTCAGCGCGGACAGCGTCCGGACGGTGCACGAGCTGAAGCCCGGTGTGAAGACCGGCTTCCTGGGGACGCCGCCGGTGTCGGAGCTGTCCGCCTACGCCGGCTTCGCCGACCAGATCAACCCGTCGCACGGCTCGCTCTCCACGGCGTACGTCTCCGCCGTGCAGGCGTTCGACGGGCCGCACGGCACGCCCATGGAGGTCTTCACCTGGACGGTCGACGACGCGGCCACCGCCCAGCGCGTCGCCCGCTACGGCGTCGACGGGATCATCGCGAACAAGCCGGATGTGGTGCGGGAGGCCGTGGGCGGGTGA
- a CDS encoding VOC family protein: protein MTDHTARLDHVVLWVRDPVAAADFYEKAVGLETLRLTEFAAGKVPFPSVRVNDETILDLMPRTFAERMTMLPGAADSAGHPVNHVCLSLPRGDFDALLSRLEERSVPMSDLSYDSFGARGKATRSFYFRDPDGNVFEARHYD, encoded by the coding sequence ATGACGGACCACACAGCACGTCTCGACCACGTCGTCCTCTGGGTGCGCGACCCGGTCGCCGCCGCCGACTTCTACGAGAAGGCCGTCGGCCTGGAGACGCTCAGGCTCACCGAGTTCGCCGCGGGCAAGGTGCCGTTCCCCTCCGTGCGCGTCAACGACGAGACCATCCTCGACCTCATGCCGCGGACCTTCGCGGAACGCATGACGATGCTGCCCGGCGCCGCCGACAGCGCCGGCCACCCCGTCAACCACGTCTGCCTGTCCCTGCCCCGGGGCGACTTCGACGCCCTTCTCAGCCGGCTCGAAGAACGCTCCGTACCGATGTCGGACCTCTCCTACGACTCCTTCGGTGCCCGGGGCAAGGCCACCCGCAGCTTCTACTTCCGGGACCCGGACGGGAACGTCTTCGAGGCGCGGCACTACGACTGA
- a CDS encoding MHYT domain-containing protein, translating to MQGTVDGFSYGLVTPLVAYLMACLGGALGLRCTTRSMLVAQSWRPGWLALGSAAIGSGIWTMHFVAMMGFTVQETPIHYDKAMTFASLAVAIVMVGVGVFIVGYKGARGTALFTGGTITGLGIASMHYLGMASMRLDGKLEYNTLTVGISVAIAMCAATAALWAAGQVRGFLWSVGASLVMGLAVSGMHYTGMAALDVHLHGTATPTSGESPAALLAPMLIGPLAFLLLAGVVVMFDPLMVMGKPAVAPAEQKPGIPAHAHTAVHHSAHRLRFRPRRPVERGRSRAPQNR from the coding sequence ATGCAGGGCACGGTCGACGGATTCAGCTACGGCCTGGTCACACCCCTGGTGGCCTACCTCATGGCCTGCCTCGGCGGCGCCCTGGGGCTGCGGTGCACCACCAGATCCATGCTCGTCGCCCAGTCGTGGCGCCCCGGCTGGCTCGCCCTCGGCTCGGCCGCCATCGGCTCCGGCATATGGACCATGCACTTCGTCGCCATGATGGGGTTCACGGTCCAGGAGACACCGATCCACTACGACAAGGCGATGACCTTCGCGAGCCTCGCCGTGGCCATCGTCATGGTGGGCGTCGGGGTCTTCATCGTGGGCTACAAGGGCGCTCGGGGAACGGCCCTTTTCACCGGGGGCACCATCACCGGTCTGGGCATAGCGTCGATGCACTACCTCGGTATGGCCAGCATGCGCCTGGACGGGAAGCTGGAGTACAACACCCTCACCGTCGGCATCTCCGTCGCGATCGCCATGTGCGCCGCCACCGCAGCCCTGTGGGCGGCCGGCCAGGTCCGGGGATTCCTGTGGAGCGTGGGCGCCAGCCTCGTCATGGGGCTCGCCGTCAGCGGCATGCACTACACCGGCATGGCCGCCCTCGACGTCCACCTCCACGGCACCGCGACGCCCACCTCGGGAGAGTCGCCGGCGGCCCTGCTCGCGCCGATGCTGATCGGCCCGCTCGCCTTCCTCCTGCTCGCGGGCGTCGTGGTGATGTTCGACCCGCTGATGGTCATGGGGAAGCCCGCCGTCGCACCCGCCGAGCAGAAGCCCGGCATCCCGGCCCACGCCCACACGGCCGTCCACCACTCCGCGCACCGACTGCGGTTCCGCCCCCGCCGCCCCGTGGAGCGCGGCCGCTCCCGGGCCCCGCAGAATCGCTGA
- the uvrB gene encoding excinuclease ABC subunit UvrB, translated as MRPVSQIERTVAPFEVVSPYQPNGDQPAAIADLARRVQAGEKDVVLLGATGTGKSATTAWMIEKLQRPTLVMAPNKTLAAQLANEFRELLPNNAVEYFVSYYDYYQPEAYVPQSDTYIEKDSSINEEVERLRHSATNSLLTRRDVVVVASVSCIYGLGTPQEYVDRMVPLRVGDEFDRDELLRRFVDIQYTRNDMAFTRGTFRVRGDTIEIFPVYEELAVRIEMFGDEIEALSTLHPLTGEIISDDQQLYVFPASHYVAGPERLERAVNDIEKELGERLAELEKQGKLLEAQRLRMRTTYDIEMLRQIGSCSGVENYSMHFDGRLPGSPPNTLLDYFPDDFLLVIDESHVTVPQIGAMYEGDASRKRTLVDHGFRLPSALDNRPLKWEEFQERVDQTVYLSATPGNYELSRGDGVVEQIIRPTGLIDPEVVVKPTEGQIDDLVHEIRTRTDKDERVLVTTLTKKMAEDLTDYFLELGIQVRYLHSDVDTLRRVELLRELRSGEYDVLVGINLLREGLDLPEVSLVAILDADKEGFLRSGTSLIQTIGRAARNVSGQVHMYADKITPAMEKAIDETNRRREKQIAYNTEQGIDPQPLRKKINDIVAQIAREDIDTEQLLGSGYRKGRKDGGGAKAPVPSLGGKAADGAKPAKGKGKAKETVPTDRPAAELAEQIEELTTRMRAAAADLQFEIAARLRDEVSEMKKELRQMKEAGLA; from the coding sequence ATGCGGCCCGTTTCCCAGATCGAACGCACGGTGGCGCCCTTCGAGGTCGTCAGCCCCTACCAGCCGAACGGCGACCAGCCGGCGGCCATCGCCGATCTCGCCCGGCGCGTCCAGGCAGGCGAGAAGGACGTCGTCCTGCTCGGCGCGACCGGCACCGGCAAGTCCGCCACCACCGCGTGGATGATCGAGAAGCTCCAGCGCCCCACCCTCGTAATGGCGCCGAACAAGACACTGGCCGCCCAGCTGGCGAACGAGTTCCGCGAGCTGCTCCCGAACAACGCCGTCGAGTACTTCGTCTCGTACTACGACTACTACCAGCCCGAGGCGTACGTCCCGCAGTCGGACACCTACATCGAGAAGGACTCCTCGATCAACGAGGAGGTCGAGCGCCTGCGCCACTCCGCGACCAATTCGCTGCTCACCCGCCGCGACGTCGTGGTGGTCGCCTCGGTCTCCTGCATCTACGGCCTCGGTACACCGCAGGAGTACGTGGACCGCATGGTCCCCCTCAGGGTCGGCGACGAGTTCGACCGGGACGAGCTGCTGCGCCGCTTCGTCGACATCCAGTACACGCGCAACGACATGGCCTTCACCCGCGGCACCTTCCGCGTCCGCGGCGACACCATCGAGATCTTCCCGGTCTACGAGGAGCTGGCCGTCCGCATCGAGATGTTCGGCGACGAGATCGAGGCGCTCTCCACCCTCCACCCGCTCACCGGCGAGATCATCAGCGACGACCAGCAGCTGTACGTCTTCCCGGCCTCCCACTACGTCGCGGGGCCCGAGCGCCTGGAGCGGGCGGTCAACGACATCGAGAAGGAGCTGGGCGAGCGCCTCGCGGAACTGGAGAAGCAGGGCAAGCTCCTGGAGGCCCAGCGCCTCAGGATGCGCACCACGTACGACATCGAGATGCTCCGCCAGATCGGCTCCTGCTCCGGCGTCGAGAACTACTCGATGCACTTCGACGGCCGCCTGCCCGGCTCCCCGCCCAACACCCTGCTCGACTACTTCCCGGACGACTTCCTCCTCGTCATCGACGAGTCGCACGTCACGGTGCCCCAGATCGGCGCCATGTACGAGGGCGACGCCTCCCGCAAGCGCACTCTCGTCGACCACGGCTTCCGGCTGCCCTCCGCCCTGGACAACCGCCCCCTGAAGTGGGAGGAGTTCCAGGAGCGCGTCGACCAGACGGTCTACCTGTCGGCGACCCCCGGAAACTACGAGCTCTCCCGCGGCGACGGCGTCGTCGAGCAGATCATCCGCCCCACCGGCCTGATCGACCCCGAGGTCGTCGTCAAGCCCACCGAGGGCCAGATCGACGACCTGGTCCACGAGATCCGGACCCGCACCGACAAGGACGAGCGCGTCCTGGTCACCACGCTCACCAAGAAGATGGCCGAGGACCTCACGGACTACTTCCTGGAGCTGGGCATCCAGGTGCGCTATCTGCACAGCGACGTCGACACCCTGCGCCGCGTCGAGCTGCTGCGCGAGCTGCGCTCCGGCGAGTACGACGTGCTCGTCGGCATCAACCTCCTGAGGGAGGGCCTCGACCTGCCCGAGGTGTCCCTGGTGGCGATCCTGGACGCCGACAAGGAGGGCTTCCTGCGCTCCGGCACCTCCCTGATCCAGACCATCGGCCGCGCCGCGCGCAACGTCTCGGGCCAGGTCCACATGTACGCCGACAAGATCACCCCGGCGATGGAGAAGGCCATCGACGAGACCAACCGGCGCCGGGAGAAGCAGATCGCGTACAACACGGAACAGGGCATCGACCCCCAGCCCCTCCGTAAGAAGATCAACGACATCGTCGCCCAGATCGCCCGCGAGGACATCGACACCGAGCAGCTGCTCGGCTCGGGCTACCGCAAGGGGCGCAAGGACGGCGGAGGTGCCAAGGCGCCCGTGCCCTCCCTGGGCGGCAAGGCCGCGGACGGGGCCAAGCCCGCCAAGGGCAAGGGCAAGGCCAAGGAGACGGTGCCGACCGACCGCCCCGCGGCCGAACTCGCCGAGCAGATCGAGGAGCTCACCACGCGCATGCGGGCCGCCGCTGCGGACCTCCAGTTCGAGATCGCGGCCCGGCTGCGCGACGAGGTCTCCGAGATGAAGAAGGAACTGCGCCAGATGAAGGAGGCGGGCCTGGCCTGA
- a CDS encoding methyltransferase domain-containing protein → MTRTDGYVLDNRQTEAAEHFSAFAALFDPTTFRHLEALGAGSGWRCWEVGAGGPSVVSWLAKKVGPTGRVVATDSDTSRLARSALPRVEVRVHRLGAQDPPGEGFDLVHARLALVHVTDRKRALRSMADSLRPGGRLLVEDVDPALQPLLCPDEYGPEQQLANRLRHSFRKLLADRGTDLPSGRTLPRLLREVGLTRVQADAYFPIASPACAALESATMRQIRDQLVTAGLATDQDIQRHLMNVTSGALDLTTPPMISAWGRKR, encoded by the coding sequence ATGACGCGAACCGATGGGTATGTCCTCGACAACCGGCAGACCGAGGCGGCGGAGCACTTCAGCGCCTTCGCCGCGCTCTTCGACCCCACGACGTTCCGGCATCTCGAAGCTCTCGGCGCGGGATCCGGCTGGCGGTGCTGGGAGGTCGGCGCCGGCGGTCCGTCCGTGGTGTCCTGGCTGGCGAAGAAGGTCGGTCCGACCGGACGTGTCGTCGCGACCGACAGCGACACCTCACGGCTCGCCCGGAGCGCCCTGCCGCGCGTAGAGGTCCGGGTCCACCGACTCGGCGCCCAGGACCCGCCGGGGGAGGGCTTCGACCTGGTGCACGCCCGCCTCGCCCTCGTCCACGTCACCGACCGGAAACGGGCGTTGCGGTCCATGGCCGACTCCCTGCGCCCCGGCGGGCGCCTCCTCGTCGAGGACGTCGACCCCGCCCTGCAGCCCCTGCTCTGCCCCGACGAGTACGGCCCCGAGCAGCAGCTCGCGAACCGGCTGCGGCACAGTTTCCGCAAACTGCTCGCCGACCGCGGGACCGACCTCCCCTCGGGCCGCACCCTCCCGCGCCTGCTCCGGGAGGTCGGCCTGACCCGCGTCCAGGCCGACGCCTACTTCCCCATCGCCTCCCCGGCCTGTGCGGCCCTGGAGTCCGCCACGATGCGCCAGATCCGCGACCAGCTGGTCACCGCGGGCCTCGCCACGGACCAGGACATCCAGCGCCACCTCATGAACGTCACGTCCGGCGCCCTCGACCTCACGACACCACCGATGATCTCGGCGTGGGGACGCAAGCGGTAG
- a CDS encoding pseudouridine-5'-phosphate glycosidase, with translation MVLVMSEEVRAALEARQPVVALESTIIAHGLPRPRNLQVALELETAVRQEGAVPATIAVLDGRPHVGLDKEQLERVANEDGIRKLGHRDLPLALSSGASGATTVSATALLAALAGVRVFATGGLGGVHREWTVTQDESADLGLLARTRITVVCAGVKSILDVPATLQRLETLGVAVAGYGTDRFPGFYLSDSGHPVDWTLRTPEQVAGVMRAQDALGEPESALIVANPVPEEEQLEPELHARVLADALHACQEEGVTGQAVTPFLLDHLVRHTDGASLSANLAAVRGNVRLAARIAAAWARG, from the coding sequence GTGGTGCTGGTGATGTCGGAAGAGGTGCGGGCGGCGCTCGAGGCGCGGCAGCCCGTGGTGGCCCTGGAGTCCACGATCATCGCCCACGGGCTGCCCCGGCCGCGCAACCTCCAGGTGGCCCTGGAACTGGAGACGGCCGTGCGGCAGGAGGGGGCGGTGCCCGCGACGATCGCCGTGCTGGACGGGCGGCCCCATGTCGGACTGGACAAGGAGCAGCTGGAGCGGGTCGCGAACGAGGACGGGATCCGCAAGCTGGGCCACCGTGATCTGCCGCTCGCGCTGTCCTCCGGGGCCAGCGGAGCGACCACGGTGTCGGCGACCGCGCTGCTGGCGGCGCTGGCGGGGGTCCGGGTGTTCGCGACCGGCGGGCTCGGCGGGGTGCACCGGGAGTGGACGGTGACGCAGGACGAGTCGGCCGATCTGGGGCTGCTGGCACGAACGCGGATCACCGTGGTGTGTGCCGGGGTGAAGTCGATCTTGGACGTGCCGGCGACCCTGCAGCGGCTGGAGACGCTGGGGGTCGCGGTGGCCGGGTACGGCACCGACCGGTTCCCCGGCTTCTATCTGTCCGACTCGGGGCATCCGGTGGACTGGACGCTGCGGACGCCGGAGCAGGTGGCGGGCGTCATGCGGGCCCAGGACGCGCTCGGCGAGCCGGAGTCGGCGCTGATCGTCGCCAACCCCGTCCCCGAGGAGGAACAGCTCGAACCGGAGCTGCACGCGCGTGTGCTCGCGGACGCGCTGCACGCGTGCCAGGAGGAGGGGGTCACCGGCCAGGCGGTCACGCCGTTCCTGCTCGACCATCTGGTGCGGCACACCGACGGGGCCTCGCTGAGCGCCAACCTGGCGGCGGTCCGCGGCAATGTGCGCCTGGCGGCGCGGATCGCGGCGGCCTGGGCCCGGGGGTGA
- a CDS encoding magnesium and cobalt transport protein CorA, which yields MSMAGNLRKVTSLGGVGGLRKVARLARRRPRVDLSHPARSPLGSSVVNCVTYRDGVRTPVRGDLVDVVERVRKSREGFVWLGLHEPTDQEFAGIAELFDLHPLAVEDAVEAHQRPKLERYGETLFAVFKTVCYVEHEELTATSEVVNTGEIMVFVGGDFVITVRHGRHGSLGPLREELESDPGQLAKGPSAVLHAIADHVVDDYLTVTDSVQADIDQVETDVFAETGARADPGRIYQLKRELLELKRAVVPLSRPLEDLATRPIRAVDPEIQAYFRDVSDHLLRAKEQIAAFDELLNSILQAHLAQVTVAQNEDMRKITAWAAIIAVPTMVCGVYGMNFEHMPELHWRYGYGMVLGVISVACVTLYRAFRRSGWL from the coding sequence ATGTCCATGGCAGGGAATCTGCGGAAGGTCACGAGCCTCGGCGGGGTCGGTGGCCTTCGCAAGGTGGCTCGGCTGGCCAGGCGGCGCCCGCGCGTCGACCTGAGTCACCCGGCCCGCTCCCCGCTGGGCTCCTCGGTGGTGAACTGCGTGACGTACCGGGACGGCGTCCGCACCCCCGTGCGCGGCGATCTGGTGGATGTCGTGGAGCGGGTGCGCAAGAGCCGGGAGGGCTTCGTCTGGCTCGGGTTGCACGAGCCGACCGACCAGGAGTTCGCGGGCATCGCCGAGCTCTTCGACCTGCACCCGCTGGCCGTCGAGGACGCCGTCGAGGCCCACCAGCGCCCCAAGCTGGAGCGGTACGGCGAGACACTCTTCGCGGTGTTCAAGACGGTCTGCTACGTCGAGCACGAGGAGCTGACGGCCACGAGCGAGGTGGTGAACACCGGCGAGATCATGGTGTTCGTCGGCGGGGACTTCGTGATCACGGTCCGGCACGGCCGGCACGGCTCGCTCGGTCCGCTGCGCGAGGAGCTGGAGTCCGATCCCGGCCAGCTGGCCAAGGGCCCCTCCGCGGTGCTGCACGCGATCGCGGACCACGTGGTGGACGACTACCTGACGGTCACGGACTCGGTGCAGGCCGACATCGACCAGGTCGAGACGGATGTCTTCGCGGAGACCGGCGCCCGAGCCGACCCGGGGCGCATCTACCAGCTCAAGCGTGAACTGCTCGAGCTGAAGCGGGCCGTGGTGCCGCTCAGCCGCCCGCTGGAGGATCTCGCCACCCGTCCGATCCGAGCGGTCGACCCGGAGATACAGGCGTACTTCCGCGACGTCTCGGACCATCTGCTGCGGGCGAAGGAGCAGATCGCCGCCTTCGACGAACTGCTCAACTCCATCCTGCAGGCGCACCTGGCGCAGGTCACGGTCGCGCAGAACGAGGACATGCGGAAGATCACGGCGTGGGCCGCGATCATCGCCGTGCCGACGATGGTCTGCGGCGTGTACGGCATGAACTTCGAGCACATGCCGGAGCTGCACTGGCGGTACGGCTACGGCATGGTCCTCGGCGTCATATCCGTCGCGTGCGTGACGCTGTACCGGGCGTTCCGGCGCAGCGGCTGGCTCTGA
- a CDS encoding TerD family protein, with amino-acid sequence MTVNMTKGQAISLQKNDGGSLTAVRMGLGWQAAPRRGLFGSRTREVDLDASAVLFADKQPVDVVFFRHLVSDDGSVRHTGDNLVGGVGQGGDDEAILVDLSRVPVHIDQIVFTVNSFTGQTFQEVQNAFCRLVDETNGQELARYTLAGGGQYTAQIMAKVHRSGSGWSMTALGNPANGRTFQDLMPTILPVL; translated from the coding sequence GTGACCGTCAACATGACCAAGGGTCAGGCCATCAGTCTGCAGAAGAACGACGGCGGCAGCCTGACCGCGGTGCGGATGGGTCTCGGCTGGCAGGCGGCTCCCCGGCGCGGCCTGTTCGGCTCCCGGACGCGCGAGGTCGACCTCGACGCCTCCGCCGTGCTGTTCGCGGACAAGCAGCCGGTCGACGTCGTCTTCTTCCGCCACCTGGTGAGCGACGACGGCTCGGTGCGCCACACCGGCGACAACCTCGTCGGCGGTGTCGGCCAGGGCGGCGACGACGAGGCCATCCTCGTCGACCTCTCCCGGGTCCCGGTCCACATCGACCAGATCGTCTTCACGGTGAACTCCTTCACGGGCCAGACGTTCCAGGAGGTGCAGAACGCGTTCTGCCGCCTGGTCGACGAGACCAACGGCCAGGAGCTCGCCCGCTACACACTGGCCGGCGGCGGCCAGTACACGGCCCAGATCATGGCCAAGGTGCACCGCTCGGGCTCGGGCTGGTCGATGACGGCCCTGGGCAACCCGGCCAACGGCCGTACCTTCCAGGACCTCATGCCGACGATTCTGCCCGTCCTCTAA
- a CDS encoding methylated-DNA--[protein]-cysteine S-methyltransferase, with protein MDSHGQVEQRVVWGVVDSDIGPLLLAATREGLVSVVFHATDAVRDRALERLASRLGTEPVEDPGSPLLAEAIRQIEAYLAGGRRDFDLPLDWSLISGFNREVLRELASGVPYGTVVGYGDLAGRVGQPGAAQAVGMAMGANPLPVVVPCHRVVESGGGIGGFGGGLETKRKLLALEGVLPEPLF; from the coding sequence ATGGACAGCCATGGGCAGGTCGAGCAGCGGGTCGTGTGGGGCGTCGTCGACAGCGACATCGGTCCGCTGCTGCTGGCCGCGACCCGCGAGGGCCTGGTCAGCGTCGTGTTCCATGCCACGGACGCGGTGCGGGACCGGGCTCTCGAGCGGCTGGCGTCGCGCCTCGGCACCGAGCCCGTCGAGGATCCGGGCTCCCCGCTGCTGGCCGAGGCGATACGCCAGATCGAGGCGTACCTCGCGGGTGGGCGACGCGACTTCGACCTGCCGCTGGACTGGTCGCTGATCTCCGGCTTCAACCGCGAGGTCCTGCGCGAACTGGCCTCGGGCGTGCCCTACGGCACGGTCGTGGGGTACGGCGATCTGGCCGGGCGGGTCGGGCAGCCCGGCGCCGCGCAGGCCGTCGGGATGGCCATGGGCGCCAACCCACTGCCGGTGGTGGTGCCCTGCCACCGGGTCGTCGAGAGCGGCGGCGGCATCGGCGGCTTCGGGGGCGGTCTGGAGACCAAGCGGAAGCTGCTCGCCCTGGAAGGGGTGCTGCCCGAGCCTCTCTTCTGA
- a CDS encoding carbohydrate kinase family protein has product MTGTGAGRPAGRGEPSVQGAALLVVGDVITDVVARHRGPLAAGTDTVASIRTVPGGAGANVACWAAHRGESEVRLFGRVGADAAAWHERELAAHGVRPLLVVDQRAPTGMVICLVDRDASAERTFLTDSGASSRLEPADWSDALLDGVARLHLSGYLLFSEAGRALVTVALKAARARGVPVSLDPASAGFLTGLGVERFLALVEDVDVLLPSRDEACLLTGLADPADAAAELSLRIPLVVAKQGREGALVARSGKVCARVPAVRATPRDTTGAGDAFTGTFLGALLAGAGPEEAAVEGCRAGARAVERVGGRPPLPG; this is encoded by the coding sequence GTGACCGGGACCGGGGCCGGCCGCCCCGCGGGTCGTGGAGAGCCGTCCGTGCAGGGCGCGGCGCTGTTGGTCGTCGGGGATGTCATCACCGATGTCGTCGCGCGGCACCGGGGGCCGCTCGCGGCGGGCACGGACACGGTCGCCTCGATCCGGACGGTACCGGGCGGGGCGGGCGCCAATGTGGCGTGCTGGGCGGCGCACCGGGGTGAGTCGGAGGTGCGGCTGTTCGGGCGCGTGGGCGCGGACGCGGCTGCCTGGCACGAGCGTGAACTCGCGGCCCACGGCGTGCGCCCGCTGCTCGTCGTCGACCAGCGGGCGCCGACCGGCATGGTGATCTGCCTGGTGGACCGGGACGCTTCGGCGGAGCGGACGTTCCTCACCGACAGCGGGGCGTCGTCACGGCTCGAACCCGCCGACTGGTCGGACGCGCTGCTCGACGGGGTGGCCCGGTTGCATCTGTCGGGCTATCTGCTGTTCTCCGAGGCGGGTCGCGCCCTGGTGACGGTGGCGCTGAAGGCCGCACGCGCGCGTGGCGTGCCGGTGAGTCTGGACCCGGCGTCGGCCGGTTTCCTCACAGGGCTGGGCGTCGAGCGCTTCCTGGCGCTCGTCGAGGACGTGGACGTACTGCTGCCCAGCCGGGACGAGGCGTGCCTGCTGACGGGGTTGGCGGACCCTGCCGACGCGGCGGCCGAGCTGAGCCTGCGCATCCCGCTGGTCGTGGCCAAGCAGGGGCGCGAGGGAGCACTCGTGGCCCGTTCGGGGAAGGTGTGCGCCCGCGTTCCCGCCGTGCGAGCGACGCCGCGGGACACCACCGGCGCCGGTGATGCCTTCACCGGCACGTTCCTCGGCGCCCTGCTCGCGGGCGCCGGGCCGGAAGAGGCGGCGGTGGAGGGCTGCCGGGCGGGTGCGCGGGCGGTGGAGCGGGTGGGCGGGAGGCCGCCCCTGCCCGGCTGA